A region from the uncultured Bacteroides sp. genome encodes:
- a CDS encoding two-component regulator propeller domain-containing protein codes for MKTCLMLNIVMLIYSLTCRAGNEKDSYIFSKVDYQQGLSNSAVLCLFQDKTGLMWFGTYDGVNCYDGKEMEVFKSDFMERKTLSNNVIHSIQQADSNCLWITTHLGVNRFSLNSRQVVSNYDFSGDYYLHSNSKGNTWMVCQDGILYYNTFHKKFLPINVPAVSVNEMDQRAFVTDDGVLWAFPQNTGKLQQFSLNSFDKDSSVIRCTTSVSTFHSKPIDNVFYQNGIFCFIDRAQDLYVYDISRKSKIYIRNISSLIQKYGHISGIVPFCDDIIIGFRANGLVRLRTSRKYEEEIVNRNVRIYDIYQDPNQGILWVASDGQGAIMYAKRYSIATNLMLNSLSPNLSRQVRSIMTDKYGGLWFGTKGDGLLHIRNYRNGTTAANTVVYSSAEKQEASSYVKWDREFPSYKLRQSRYMDGFWVGSGDPGLFYYSFADGVLHQVKDHSGHPATDIHDIYEESDSVLYVVTAGAGFRKVILDKKAGGISIKKQKIYHFFYEQQEITMFYPMLAEGDSILWLGSREKGLIRFDKRTEEYQVISLKEMLHKSVDDVLSLYRASDGRMYVGTTSGLVCLAFRGKKINASYIGREQGLLNDMIHGILEDGNGFLWLGTNRGLIKYNPKNGTSHTYYYSAGVQIGEFSDDAYYQCPYTGHLFFGGIDGLLYLDKEVAAAPEFYPDILLRKLIIGRQKVNLGDYYIDDGKALQFKGSRVSFSLSFVIPDFLYGGDVEYSYMLEGYDKQWTSFSSLNEASYAEIPAGNYIFKVRYKKDVFNTEYKCFFIPVHILPPWYRSIVAYIFYLLLFLVIAGYLFYLLRKYSLHERMMKLLLNAESRTELPKVVGYDRDLFNRFALIYRSCDQLRAENLSDEQRNRIVELIREMVMATLFYPGTLRMKEFKHLFPSEYFISGRMCIREVSSEVLRVLAGQGVNISAIKSVMSESFVFPVYKNALRCILYYCYFYITDTKKTSGVTVDVEEEEGKMLLLFSAKDDTVKELYDSILGNAQPINNEVKCSDCVWDIQLLLSSVQSALEQLHVTLHYADREDDHRLMIAFEPASVTEQEGREKKKVLLLEDRDEMIWLISDLISDEYVVIPVKNIQLAFEEIRRSSPALLLVDMMMYAQAESTFMEYVSKNRALLSKTAFIPMLSWKVSSSIQRELILWSDSYIVLPYDVLFLREVIHKAIYGKSEAKQIYVEDLGDLAGKIVCTTVEQSDFIRKLLQVIEQNLDQEDLGSTLIADRMAMSSRQFYRKFKEISSVAPSDLIKNYRMEKAARLLLNDGWSIQDVISSIGISSRSYFYKEFARRFGMTPKDYRDQQKKK; via the coding sequence ATGAAAACGTGTCTAATGCTGAATATTGTTATGCTAATTTATTCATTGACTTGTCGGGCAGGTAATGAAAAAGATAGCTATATTTTCTCCAAAGTCGATTATCAACAAGGGCTATCCAATAGTGCGGTGCTCTGTCTTTTTCAGGATAAGACGGGTTTGATGTGGTTCGGTACTTATGATGGAGTGAACTGTTATGATGGAAAGGAGATGGAAGTCTTCAAATCCGACTTTATGGAGCGGAAAACATTGAGTAATAATGTGATTCACTCTATTCAGCAGGCCGACAGCAATTGCCTGTGGATTACCACACATCTGGGCGTGAATCGTTTTTCACTCAATTCTCGGCAGGTGGTGAGTAATTATGATTTCTCAGGCGATTATTACCTGCATTCCAATAGCAAGGGAAATACCTGGATGGTATGCCAAGACGGGATTCTTTATTATAATACGTTTCATAAGAAATTTCTTCCGATCAATGTTCCGGCTGTTTCCGTAAATGAAATGGATCAGCGGGCGTTTGTAACGGATGATGGCGTTTTATGGGCTTTTCCTCAAAACACAGGTAAGTTGCAGCAATTTTCGTTGAACTCTTTTGATAAGGATTCTTCAGTTATTCGTTGTACCACTTCAGTTTCTACTTTTCATTCAAAACCTATTGATAATGTATTTTATCAGAATGGAATTTTTTGTTTCATAGATCGTGCACAAGATTTGTATGTGTATGATATCTCCCGAAAATCCAAAATTTATATTCGCAATATATCTTCTTTGATACAGAAGTACGGACATATTAGTGGAATAGTTCCTTTCTGCGATGATATTATTATTGGTTTTAGGGCAAACGGATTGGTTCGCTTGCGTACATCGCGGAAGTATGAAGAAGAGATCGTGAATCGTAATGTACGTATATATGATATTTATCAAGATCCCAATCAGGGGATTCTTTGGGTTGCATCAGACGGGCAAGGAGCTATTATGTATGCTAAGAGATACTCTATAGCTACGAATTTAATGCTCAACTCGTTGTCGCCTAACTTAAGCAGACAGGTACGTTCTATCATGACGGATAAGTATGGCGGATTGTGGTTTGGAACCAAGGGAGACGGACTATTGCATATCCGTAATTACCGCAATGGCACGACAGCGGCTAATACTGTAGTTTATTCTTCTGCTGAAAAGCAGGAAGCATCGTCATATGTTAAATGGGATAGGGAATTTCCTAGCTATAAGTTACGGCAAAGCCGCTATATGGATGGTTTTTGGGTGGGATCGGGTGATCCCGGACTTTTCTATTATTCTTTTGCGGACGGTGTATTGCATCAGGTTAAAGATCATTCCGGACATCCTGCTACTGATATACATGATATTTATGAAGAGAGTGATAGTGTGCTTTATGTGGTTACGGCAGGTGCCGGTTTTCGTAAGGTAATACTTGATAAAAAGGCAGGCGGTATTAGTATTAAGAAGCAGAAAATATACCATTTTTTCTATGAACAACAAGAAATTACGATGTTCTATCCTATGTTGGCCGAAGGAGATTCTATCCTTTGGCTTGGAAGCCGGGAAAAAGGCTTGATAAGGTTCGATAAACGGACAGAAGAATATCAAGTGATTTCATTGAAGGAAATGCTTCATAAATCGGTAGATGATGTACTAAGTTTATATCGTGCCAGTGATGGACGAATGTATGTGGGCACGACTTCGGGATTAGTGTGTCTGGCTTTTCGAGGAAAGAAGATTAATGCCAGTTATATTGGGCGGGAGCAAGGATTGCTCAATGATATGATACACGGCATATTAGAAGATGGAAACGGATTCTTATGGCTTGGTACCAATCGCGGATTGATTAAATATAATCCGAAAAATGGAACTTCACATACTTATTATTATAGCGCAGGTGTGCAGATCGGAGAGTTTAGTGACGATGCCTATTATCAATGCCCTTATACCGGCCATCTCTTTTTTGGAGGTATTGACGGATTGCTTTATTTAGATAAAGAGGTAGCTGCCGCACCCGAATTTTATCCGGATATTTTGTTGCGTAAGCTGATTATAGGACGACAGAAAGTGAATTTGGGCGATTATTATATTGACGATGGCAAGGCTTTGCAATTTAAAGGTTCGAGGGTCTCTTTTTCTCTTTCTTTTGTAATTCCGGACTTTTTGTACGGAGGTGATGTAGAATATTCTTATATGTTAGAAGGATATGATAAGCAATGGACTTCGTTTAGCAGCCTGAATGAGGCTTCCTATGCCGAAATTCCTGCAGGAAACTATATTTTCAAAGTACGATATAAGAAAGACGTGTTCAATACAGAATATAAATGCTTCTTTATTCCTGTGCATATTCTTCCTCCTTGGTATCGATCTATAGTGGCCTATATTTTTTATCTGCTGTTATTTTTAGTCATTGCCGGCTATTTGTTCTATTTGCTGCGCAAGTATTCTCTTCATGAACGAATGATGAAGCTTTTGCTTAATGCCGAAAGTCGTACGGAATTACCCAAAGTGGTGGGTTATGACAGGGATCTGTTCAATCGATTTGCATTAATTTACCGTTCTTGTGATCAATTGCGGGCCGAGAATCTCTCAGATGAACAACGTAACCGGATAGTGGAGCTGATACGTGAGATGGTAATGGCTACTCTTTTCTATCCTGGCACTTTGCGTATGAAAGAGTTCAAACACCTTTTCCCATCCGAATATTTTATTTCCGGCCGTATGTGTATACGTGAAGTCTCATCTGAAGTACTACGCGTGTTGGCAGGGCAAGGTGTCAATATCTCTGCAATAAAGTCAGTGATGTCTGAATCTTTTGTTTTTCCGGTTTATAAAAATGCTTTGCGTTGCATTCTTTATTATTGTTACTTCTACATTACCGACACGAAGAAGACGTCGGGCGTTACGGTCGACGTGGAGGAAGAGGAAGGTAAGATGTTGTTGTTGTTTTCTGCTAAAGATGATACAGTAAAAGAATTGTATGATAGCATCTTAGGCAATGCTCAACCAATAAATAATGAGGTGAAGTGTTCTGATTGCGTTTGGGATATTCAACTATTGTTATCTTCTGTACAATCGGCTTTAGAACAACTTCATGTCACTCTTCATTATGCTGATAGAGAAGATGATCATCGGTTAATGATCGCTTTCGAGCCGGCTTCGGTTACAGAGCAGGAAGGGAGAGAAAAGAAAAAGGTTTTGTTATTGGAAGACAGGGATGAGATGATCTGGTTGATTAGTGACTTGATTTCTGATGAATATGTGGTCATTCCCGTAAAAAACATACAGCTTGCATTTGAAGAGATACGTCGTTCATCTCCGGCTCTACTGTTAGTGGATATGATGATGTATGCACAAGCCGAGAGCACTTTTATGGAGTATGTTAGTAAAAACCGTGCTTTACTATCAAAGACGGCGTTCATTCCGATGTTATCTTGGAAAGTGAGTTCATCTATCCAACGTGAATTAATTCTGTGGTCGGATTCGTATATTGTACTTCCTTATGATGTATTGTTCCTTAGGGAGGTCATTCATAAAGCTATTTACGGTAAAAGCGAAGCGAAGCAGATTTATGTGGAAGATTTGGGTGATCTGGCGGGTAAGATTGTTTGCACAACTGTGGAACAATCTGATTTCATTCGGAAGCTATTGCAGGTAATCGAGCAGAATCTTGATCAGGAGGATCTGGGCTCAACGTTAATAGCCGACCGCATGGCAATGAGTTCCCGACAGTTTTATCGGAAGTTTAAAGAGATTTCGAGTGTTGCTCCTAGTGACTTGATAAAGAATTATAGGATGGAGAAAGCTGCACGACTGTTATTGAATGATGGATGGTCCATTCAGGATGTCATTTCAAGTATCGGCATTTCCAGCCGGTCTTATTTTTATAAGGAATTTGCTCGTAGATTTGGCATGACTCCGAAGGATTATCGGGATCAGCAGAAGAAAAAGTAA
- a CDS encoding aldo/keto reductase: MQTRKLGKNGPEVSALGLGCMGMSFGYGVVADKNEMIALIRKAVESGVTLFDTAEVYGPFINEELVGEALEPFKNKVVIATKFGFNVGGAAGSLNSRPEHIREVCEASLKRLRVEAIDLFYQHRVDPEVPIEDVAGTVKDLIQEGKVKHFGLSEAGVKTIRRAHAVQPITALQSEYSLFWREPEAEILPVLEELGIGFVPFSPLGRGFLTGKIAADTNFLPNDFRNALPRFSVENRQANMALIDLLTTIAAEKQATPAQIALAWILGQKPWIVPIPGTTKLHRLSENIGATDVTLTADDLKYINEAASKINIQGDRYQLANERLIDR, translated from the coding sequence ATGCAAACAAGAAAATTGGGTAAAAACGGCCCGGAAGTTTCAGCCTTAGGGTTGGGCTGCATGGGCATGAGCTTCGGATACGGAGTTGTGGCCGATAAGAATGAAATGATTGCTTTGATACGCAAAGCTGTGGAGAGCGGAGTGACACTTTTTGATACGGCGGAAGTGTATGGCCCGTTTATAAATGAGGAGCTGGTGGGTGAGGCTTTGGAACCGTTTAAAAACAAAGTGGTGATAGCGACCAAGTTTGGCTTTAATGTGGGAGGTGCTGCCGGAAGTCTGAACAGCCGTCCCGAACATATCCGCGAGGTATGCGAAGCTTCACTGAAACGGTTGCGGGTAGAAGCCATCGACCTGTTTTATCAGCATCGTGTCGATCCCGAAGTGCCTATCGAAGATGTGGCCGGAACGGTAAAGGATCTCATTCAGGAAGGCAAAGTAAAACATTTCGGATTGTCGGAGGCCGGCGTTAAAACCATTCGACGTGCACATGCGGTGCAACCGATAACGGCGCTGCAAAGCGAGTACTCTCTCTTTTGGCGGGAGCCCGAAGCGGAAATTCTGCCGGTACTCGAAGAGTTGGGCATCGGGTTTGTACCTTTCAGTCCGCTGGGCAGAGGCTTCCTTACTGGCAAAATTGCGGCTGATACAAATTTTTTGCCGAATGATTTTCGCAATGCCCTTCCTCGCTTTTCGGTAGAAAACCGTCAGGCGAATATGGCATTGATCGATCTGCTGACAACTATTGCAGCTGAAAAACAGGCAACTCCCGCCCAGATAGCACTGGCTTGGATTTTAGGCCAAAAGCCGTGGATTGTTCCTATTCCCGGCACCACCAAACTGCATCGTTTAAGTGAAAATATCGGTGCAACGGACGTAACGCTGACTGCGGATGATCTGAAATACATCAATGAAGCTGCCTCTAAAATTAATATTCAGGGCGATAGGTATCAGCTCGCTAATGAACGGTTGATTGACCGATAA
- a CDS encoding aldo/keto reductase, whose amino-acid sequence MENVILNNGIEMPILGFGVYQITDAQECEQSVLDAIQTGYRLIDTASVYRNEEAVGKAIEKSGVAREELFITTKLWVSDTGYEKTKMAFEKSLHKLKLNYLDLYLIHQPYGDVHGAWRAMEELYKEGKVRAIGISNFQPDRVMDMILFNEVVPAVNQIEAHPFNQQVDNLKFLQGNHVQLESWGPFAEGRNNIFSHELLVSLAAKHQKTVAQVILRWLTQRGIVAIPKSVRKERIAENFNIFDFQLSVEDMAAITVLDTKTSSFLDHRDPETVKWMASTKIED is encoded by the coding sequence ATGGAAAATGTAATATTAAACAATGGAATTGAAATGCCGATCCTCGGGTTTGGCGTATATCAGATTACAGATGCTCAAGAGTGCGAACAAAGCGTTCTGGATGCAATACAAACCGGTTACCGATTAATTGACACGGCTTCTGTATACAGAAACGAAGAAGCGGTGGGCAAAGCTATTGAAAAGAGCGGAGTGGCACGAGAAGAATTATTCATTACAACCAAGCTCTGGGTTTCGGACACCGGCTATGAAAAAACGAAAATGGCTTTTGAAAAGTCACTGCATAAGTTAAAGTTGAACTATCTTGATTTGTATCTCATTCATCAACCTTACGGAGATGTTCACGGTGCGTGGCGTGCTATGGAAGAGCTCTATAAAGAAGGTAAGGTGCGGGCGATAGGAATCAGCAACTTTCAACCGGACAGGGTGATGGATATGATTCTATTCAACGAAGTGGTGCCTGCGGTCAATCAGATTGAGGCGCATCCTTTTAATCAACAGGTTGACAACTTGAAATTCTTGCAGGGAAATCATGTTCAGCTTGAGTCGTGGGGGCCTTTCGCCGAAGGAAGGAATAACATCTTCAGCCATGAGCTTCTGGTTTCGCTGGCTGCAAAACATCAAAAAACGGTTGCACAGGTCATTCTCCGCTGGTTGACACAAAGAGGCATTGTTGCTATCCCTAAGTCCGTTCGCAAAGAACGCATCGCTGAGAACTTCAATATCTTTGATTTTCAATTGAGTGTTGAAGATATGGCGGCGATAACCGTTTTAGATACCAAAACAAGTAGTTTCTTAGATCACCGCGATCCGGAAACAGTAAAATGGATGGCAAGTACAAAAATTGAAGATTAA
- a CDS encoding smalltalk protein, producing the protein MKKSTWDLILKIIIAVAGAIAGAVGAQAMTL; encoded by the coding sequence ATGAAAAAGTCGACATGGGATCTTATCCTGAAAATTATTATTGCCGTGGCCGGTGCCATTGCCGGAGCCGTGGGCGCACAAGCGATGACGCTGTAA